A single genomic interval of Noviherbaspirillum cavernae harbors:
- a CDS encoding c-type cytochrome translates to MNRAFLPFVKSLFVTMLAVSSVAYAAEEKKAPKADPAKGEAIYTNGDSARNIPACASCHGAAGNSTIVQNPKLAAQHEAYTHKQLADFKTPQRNNAVMSSISKSLTDEEMKNIAAYLDKQTQKPGAAKNKDTVEFGKKIYRAGIAEKDIPACAACHGATGAGIPAQFARLGGQHQEYTAAQLTAFGNGTRKNSPQMVTIAKRMSEDEIRAVSDYIAGLK, encoded by the coding sequence ATGAATCGTGCGTTTTTACCGTTTGTGAAATCCTTGTTCGTCACGATGCTGGCGGTTTCGTCCGTCGCGTATGCAGCAGAGGAAAAGAAGGCTCCCAAAGCCGATCCCGCCAAGGGCGAAGCGATTTACACGAATGGCGACAGTGCCCGCAATATTCCGGCCTGCGCATCCTGCCACGGCGCAGCCGGCAATTCGACGATCGTGCAGAATCCGAAGCTGGCAGCCCAGCACGAAGCCTACACCCACAAGCAGCTCGCCGACTTCAAGACCCCGCAGCGCAATAACGCGGTGATGAGTTCGATCTCCAAGTCGCTGACCGATGAGGAAATGAAGAACATCGCCGCCTACCTCGACAAGCAGACGCAAAAACCGGGCGCGGCGAAGAACAAGGACACCGTCGAATTCGGCAAGAAGATCTACCGTGCCGGTATCGCCGAAAAGGACATTCCCGCTTGTGCAGCCTGCCACGGTGCAACCGGCGCGGGCATCCCGGCGCAGTTCGCGCGTCTGGGCGGCCAGCATCAGGAATACACGGCCGCGCAGCTGACCGCGTTCGGCAACGGCACCCGCAAGAACAGCCCGCAAATGGTGACCATCGCCAAGCGCATGTCGGAGGATGAAATCAGGGCTGTCTCCGACTACATCGCGGGCCTGAAATAA
- a CDS encoding RNA polymerase sigma factor produces MTDFAESLALQIPRLRRYARALTHNVAWADDLVQDTLERALRRRWLFRLNSNLTAWLFTMLYRLYLNDAARHRMSPVAADADVPEPATSGDVALQLDMQRALASLSPEHRAVIVLIGLEQLSYKETADVLGVPLGTVMSRLTRARERLRALLSDKPLQSVATETHAQLTRIK; encoded by the coding sequence ATGACCGACTTTGCCGAATCGCTGGCATTGCAGATTCCGCGGTTGCGGCGTTACGCGCGTGCCCTGACGCACAATGTCGCATGGGCGGACGACTTGGTGCAGGACACGCTGGAGCGCGCGTTGCGCCGCCGCTGGTTGTTTCGCCTCAACAGCAATCTGACCGCGTGGCTGTTCACCATGTTGTATCGCCTGTATCTCAACGATGCGGCGCGCCACCGCATGAGCCCGGTTGCCGCTGACGCCGATGTACCGGAGCCGGCGACAAGCGGCGACGTTGCGCTGCAACTCGACATGCAACGCGCGCTCGCCAGCTTGAGTCCGGAGCATCGCGCGGTGATCGTGCTGATCGGCCTGGAGCAGCTGAGTTACAAGGAAACCGCCGATGTGCTGGGCGTCCCGCTGGGCACCGTCATGTCGCGTCTGACGCGTGCCCGCGAACGCCTGCGCGCGCTGCTGTCGGATAAACCATTGCAATCTGTTGCGACGGAGACCCACGCGCAACTAACCCGGATCAAGTGA
- a CDS encoding cytochrome c biogenesis protein ResB, with protein sequence MTTSASTSGLQIKTNRRWLADAVEVVSSMRFAISLLTLIAIASVIGTVLKQNEPMPNYVNQFGPFWFEVFSRLGLYSVYSAWWFLLIMAFLVLSTSLCIVRNAPKMVKDMRSWRENVREQSLRNFHHKSEWTSAASRAALTQELANRLAADGYKVKLVEKDSANLIAAKRGAGNKWGYIFAHSAIVIICVGGLLDSDLPIRFQKWVYGKTSFSSNGIIAEIPAQHRLGTGNPTFRGNTLIPEGASSNTAIIQQQSGVLIQELPITIRLNKFIVEHYSTGMPKLFASEVEVRDNETGKSFPATIKVNEPLLYKGLAVYQSSFDDGGSKLKLAGYPMAGAQGKPFSMEGEVGGATPLGNGAGDEYTVEWSGFRAFNVENMAQSGQDVRAVDANKTFNEKFTAGLDKQLGSGAKNAKNKDLKNVGPSVQYKLRDKTGQAREYHNYMQPVDVDGAYVFLTGMRDAPSEPFRYLRIPADDDDTVADWMRLRAALANPALREKAAQRYAQRSMAAGRDDADALRGQLQQSALKGLSIFAGNGQEAGYLAVSKFLEKVPSAEQEKAADIFMKILNGTMWELWQAAREADGLKPIAVDEKHARFLQLATNALSDSFFYGAPVYLQLKEFNEVKASVFQVTRSPGKNVVYLGCLLLTLGVFAMFYIRERRLWVWLKTDDNGQSHALMAMSTQRKTLDFDKEFDELKVRLAQQ encoded by the coding sequence ATGACCACGAGCGCCAGTACTTCAGGATTGCAGATCAAGACCAACCGCCGCTGGCTCGCCGATGCGGTCGAGGTTGTATCGTCGATGCGGTTCGCCATCAGCCTGTTGACGCTGATCGCCATCGCCTCGGTGATCGGTACCGTGCTCAAGCAGAACGAGCCGATGCCGAACTACGTGAATCAGTTTGGCCCGTTCTGGTTCGAGGTTTTTTCCAGGCTCGGTCTTTATTCGGTGTATTCGGCGTGGTGGTTCCTGCTGATCATGGCCTTCCTGGTGTTGTCCACGTCGCTGTGCATCGTGCGCAATGCGCCGAAGATGGTGAAGGACATGCGCAGCTGGCGCGAGAATGTGCGCGAACAGTCCTTGCGCAATTTTCATCACAAGTCCGAATGGACGTCGGCCGCATCGCGCGCAGCCCTGACGCAGGAATTGGCGAACCGGCTGGCTGCCGATGGCTACAAGGTCAAGCTGGTCGAAAAGGACAGCGCGAACCTGATCGCCGCCAAGCGCGGTGCGGGTAACAAGTGGGGCTATATCTTCGCTCACAGCGCGATCGTGATCATCTGCGTCGGCGGTCTGCTCGATTCCGATTTGCCGATCCGTTTCCAAAAATGGGTGTACGGCAAGACATCGTTCAGCAGCAACGGCATCATCGCCGAAATCCCTGCACAGCATCGCCTTGGGACGGGTAATCCCACCTTTCGCGGCAATACCCTGATTCCGGAAGGGGCCAGCAGCAACACGGCGATCATTCAGCAGCAGAGCGGCGTGCTGATCCAGGAGCTGCCGATCACGATTCGTCTCAACAAATTCATCGTCGAGCATTATTCGACCGGCATGCCGAAGCTGTTCGCCAGCGAGGTCGAGGTGCGCGACAACGAAACCGGCAAGAGCTTCCCGGCGACGATCAAGGTGAACGAGCCGCTGCTCTACAAGGGCCTCGCGGTGTACCAGTCGAGCTTCGACGATGGCGGCAGCAAGCTGAAGCTGGCCGGTTACCCAATGGCCGGCGCGCAAGGAAAGCCGTTCTCGATGGAGGGCGAAGTCGGCGGCGCGACACCGCTCGGCAATGGTGCCGGGGACGAATACACCGTCGAGTGGTCGGGCTTTCGCGCATTCAATGTCGAAAACATGGCGCAAAGCGGCCAGGACGTGCGCGCGGTCGACGCCAACAAGACCTTCAATGAGAAGTTCACCGCAGGACTGGACAAGCAACTCGGTTCGGGCGCGAAGAATGCCAAAAACAAGGACCTGAAAAACGTCGGCCCCAGCGTGCAGTACAAGCTGCGCGACAAGACTGGCCAGGCGCGCGAGTATCACAACTACATGCAGCCGGTGGACGTCGACGGCGCCTATGTGTTCCTGACCGGGATGCGTGATGCGCCGAGCGAGCCGTTCCGCTACCTGCGCATTCCGGCTGACGACGACGATACGGTGGCGGACTGGATGCGCCTGCGGGCCGCGCTGGCGAATCCGGCGTTGCGGGAGAAGGCGGCGCAGCGTTATGCGCAACGCTCCATGGCGGCCGGGCGTGACGATGCCGATGCGCTGCGCGGGCAATTGCAGCAATCGGCGCTGAAGGGCTTGTCGATTTTTGCCGGGAACGGACAAGAGGCCGGTTATCTGGCGGTATCGAAGTTCCTTGAAAAAGTGCCGTCTGCCGAACAGGAAAAAGCCGCGGACATCTTCATGAAAATCCTGAACGGCACGATGTGGGAATTGTGGCAGGCTGCCCGCGAGGCGGATGGTTTGAAGCCGATTGCCGTTGACGAAAAGCATGCACGTTTTCTGCAGCTTGCCACCAACGCCTTGTCCGACTCCTTCTTCTACGGCGCGCCGGTCTATCTGCAACTCAAGGAATTCAACGAAGTCAAAGCGAGCGTGTTCCAGGTGACGCGCTCGCCCGGCAAGAATGTCGTGTATCTTGGCTGCCTGCTGCTGACGCTCGGCGTGTTCGCGATGTTCTACATCCGCGAACGCCGTCTGTGGGTCTGGCTGAAAACGGATGACAATGGCCAGTCGCACGCGCTGATGGCAATGAGCACACAGCGCAAGACATTGGATTTCGACAAGGAATTTGACGAGCTGAAAGTGCGCCTCGCGCAGCAATGA
- a CDS encoding transporter, protein MRARLTAALLLCGLTQAAYAAHPLVTDDTGTQDTGNSQLEVNADRARYGDATRRTTSAVTYTYGALRNLDVFFNVPMALSSPSGAGDVSIGMKWRFAEGDNSSVAFKPELLLPSGDENKALGTGKAGFGLTLIGNWEAAPWTLQGNVALTFNNYKLQADRDANRTALWRVSAAARYALNEQWQLLGDLGVSRNNEVSSNSHPAYFLTGVIYSPMKTLDLDAGIRFGLGCSECTAQIDRQFGLGLTWRF, encoded by the coding sequence ATGCGCGCAAGACTGACGGCCGCGCTTCTGTTGTGCGGCCTGACGCAGGCTGCCTACGCGGCACATCCGCTCGTCACCGACGACACCGGCACGCAGGATACGGGCAACAGCCAGCTCGAAGTGAACGCCGATCGCGCACGGTACGGCGATGCGACGAGACGCACCACAAGTGCGGTCACATACACCTACGGCGCATTGCGCAATCTCGATGTGTTTTTCAATGTGCCAATGGCCTTGTCCTCGCCATCCGGAGCGGGCGATGTCTCGATCGGCATGAAGTGGCGCTTTGCCGAAGGCGACAATTCGAGCGTCGCGTTCAAGCCGGAACTGCTGCTGCCGAGCGGCGATGAAAACAAGGCCCTCGGCACCGGCAAGGCGGGCTTCGGCCTGACGCTGATCGGCAACTGGGAAGCCGCGCCCTGGACCCTGCAGGGCAATGTCGCGTTGACATTCAACAACTACAAGCTGCAGGCCGATCGCGACGCGAACCGCACCGCGCTGTGGCGCGTCTCCGCCGCCGCACGATACGCGCTCAACGAGCAATGGCAGCTGCTCGGCGATCTCGGCGTCTCGCGCAATAACGAGGTGTCGAGCAACAGCCATCCGGCGTACTTCCTGACCGGCGTGATTTATTCACCGATGAAGACGCTCGACCTCGATGCAGGGATCAGATTCGGGCTCGGCTGCAGTGAATGCACCGCGCAGATCGACCGTCAGTTCGGCCTGGGACTGACCTGGCGCTTCTGA
- the cyaY gene encoding iron donor protein CyaY → MTESEFLALAEHTLTGIEAALERASNDSDLDVECSRSGNVLEVEFIDNGTKIIINSQAPMQEIWVAARSGGFHYKRENDQWINTRDQSELYASLSRMVSEQGGVKLVLSPAA, encoded by the coding sequence ATGACTGAATCGGAATTCCTGGCGCTGGCCGAGCACACGCTGACCGGCATCGAGGCTGCCCTGGAACGTGCATCGAACGATAGCGATCTGGACGTCGAATGCAGCAGGTCGGGCAATGTGCTGGAAGTCGAATTCATCGACAATGGCACGAAAATCATCATCAACAGCCAGGCACCCATGCAGGAAATCTGGGTCGCGGCAAGGTCGGGCGGATTCCATTACAAACGGGAAAATGACCAATGGATCAACACCCGCGATCAGTCCGAGTTATACGCCTCGCTATCGCGAATGGTGAGCGAGCAGGGCGGAGTGAAGCTGGTTCTCTCGCCCGCTGCATGA
- the msrP gene encoding protein-methionine-sulfoxide reductase catalytic subunit MsrP has product MLIKRNPNGIDIPFASEITPRAVFESRRTFIRQLALGSIAGGALLEMATREAFAQSAAQKLSAKTNSAYVVMDKPTAYKDATTYNNFYEFGTDKTDPSHYAGSLKPRPWTIAIEGEVKKPMTLDLDSLQKLAPLEERIYRLRCVEGWSMVIPWIGYSFAELIRKVEPTGNAKYVEFVTLADKKQMPGLRSPVLEWPYVEGLRLDEANHPLALLAFGMYGEVLPNQNGAPVRMVVPWKYGFKSAKSIVKIRFTKDQPKTAWNISAPQEYGFYSNVNPDVDHPRWSQATERRIGEDGFFTKKRKTMMFNGYSEVASLYAGMDLKKFY; this is encoded by the coding sequence ATGTTAATCAAACGCAATCCGAACGGTATCGACATCCCGTTTGCTTCGGAAATCACGCCGCGCGCAGTATTCGAGTCGCGCCGCACTTTCATCAGGCAACTCGCGCTCGGTTCGATCGCCGGCGGCGCGCTACTGGAAATGGCGACACGCGAAGCGTTCGCGCAATCCGCCGCGCAAAAGCTTTCTGCGAAAACCAACTCCGCCTATGTCGTGATGGACAAGCCGACGGCATACAAGGACGCGACCACCTACAACAATTTCTACGAATTCGGCACCGACAAGACGGACCCATCCCACTACGCCGGCAGCCTCAAGCCGCGGCCGTGGACAATCGCGATCGAAGGCGAAGTCAAGAAGCCGATGACGCTCGATCTCGACAGTCTGCAGAAGCTCGCGCCGCTGGAAGAGCGCATCTATCGTCTGCGCTGCGTCGAGGGCTGGTCGATGGTGATTCCGTGGATCGGCTACTCCTTCGCCGAACTGATCAGGAAGGTCGAGCCGACCGGCAATGCGAAGTACGTCGAATTCGTCACGCTGGCCGACAAGAAGCAGATGCCCGGTCTGCGCAGTCCGGTGCTGGAGTGGCCGTATGTGGAGGGCTTGCGGCTCGATGAGGCCAATCATCCGCTCGCGCTGCTTGCGTTCGGCATGTACGGCGAGGTGCTGCCGAACCAGAACGGCGCGCCGGTGCGCATGGTGGTGCCGTGGAAGTACGGCTTCAAGTCGGCAAAGTCGATCGTGAAAATCCGCTTCACGAAGGATCAGCCGAAAACCGCGTGGAACATCTCCGCGCCGCAGGAGTACGGCTTCTATTCGAACGTCAATCCGGACGTTGATCACCCACGCTGGTCGCAAGCCACCGAGCGGCGCATCGGCGAAGACGGTTTCTTCACGAAGAAGCGCAAGACCATGATGTTCAACGGCTACAGCGAAGTCGCGTCGCTCTATGCCGGCATGGACTTGAAGAAGTTTTACTGA
- a CDS encoding sulfite oxidase heme-binding subunit YedZ produces MFNPSARQLAAIKTAVFIVALLPFARLVLFAVIGQLGANPIEFITSNTGDWTLYFLCITLAVTPLRRLSGWNWLLKLRRMLGLFAFFYVVLHFTTFLWFDHFFDIDAMLKDVVKRPFITVGFAAFLLLIPLAATSTNAMVRRLGGRRWQTLHRTIYLIAPLGILHFWWMKAGKNDFEQPILFGTVVAVLLLLRVYWSIAQARTQKRQVSPRPN; encoded by the coding sequence ATGTTCAATCCATCTGCCAGACAGCTTGCAGCGATCAAGACCGCAGTGTTCATTGTCGCGTTGCTGCCATTCGCGCGGCTGGTGTTGTTCGCAGTCATCGGACAGCTGGGTGCAAACCCGATCGAATTCATCACGAGCAACACCGGCGACTGGACGCTGTATTTCCTCTGCATCACGCTGGCCGTGACGCCCCTGCGGCGCCTGTCCGGATGGAACTGGCTGCTCAAGCTGCGCCGCATGCTGGGCTTGTTCGCGTTCTTCTATGTCGTGCTGCACTTCACGACTTTCCTCTGGTTCGACCACTTCTTCGACATTGACGCGATGCTCAAGGATGTCGTCAAGCGCCCCTTCATCACGGTCGGCTTTGCCGCATTCCTGCTGCTGATTCCGCTGGCGGCAACGAGCACCAATGCGATGGTGAGAAGACTGGGCGGCAGGCGCTGGCAAACCCTGCATCGCACGATCTACCTGATCGCGCCGCTCGGCATCCTGCATTTCTGGTGGATGAAGGCGGGGAAGAATGACTTCGAGCAGCCGATCCTGTTCGGCACGGTCGTCGCGGTGCTGTTATTGCTGCGCGTCTACTGGAGCATTGCGCAGGCGCGGACTCAGAAGCGCCAGGTCAGTCCCAGGCCGAACTGA
- the yihA gene encoding ribosome biogenesis GTP-binding protein YihA/YsxC, with protein MSLLWQARFFTTVNHLRDLPKTQIPEIAFAGRSNAGKSSAINILCNQKKLAFASKTPGRTQHINYFSIGGAHVGQHRKDPTIVEEIRGLLVDLPGYGYAEVPGEAKTHWNALLGAYIQTREQLTALVLIMDARRPFTELDVQMLEWFAPTGKPVHCLLTKADKLNRTESTNALRLARTVLNSYVDEQGKPFPFSVQLFSALKRSGLEEADDKILSLLGMKEDLPAQDADE; from the coding sequence ATGTCCCTTCTTTGGCAAGCCCGCTTCTTCACCACGGTGAATCACCTTCGCGATTTGCCAAAGACGCAAATCCCCGAAATCGCTTTTGCCGGCCGTTCGAATGCCGGCAAATCGAGTGCGATCAATATCCTGTGCAATCAGAAAAAGCTGGCCTTTGCCTCCAAGACACCGGGCCGCACGCAGCATATCAATTACTTCTCGATCGGCGGCGCGCACGTCGGACAGCACCGCAAGGATCCAACCATCGTCGAGGAAATCCGCGGTCTGCTGGTGGATTTACCTGGATACGGCTACGCGGAAGTGCCGGGCGAGGCGAAGACACACTGGAATGCATTGCTCGGTGCCTATATCCAGACGCGTGAGCAGCTGACCGCACTCGTTCTGATCATGGACGCGCGCCGCCCCTTTACCGAGCTGGATGTGCAGATGCTCGAATGGTTTGCGCCGACCGGCAAGCCGGTTCATTGCCTTTTAACCAAGGCGGACAAGCTCAATCGGACCGAATCGACCAATGCCTTGCGCCTTGCGCGCACCGTGTTGAACAGCTATGTTGATGAACAAGGCAAGCCCTTCCCCTTCAGCGTGCAGTTGTTTTCAGCTTTGAAGCGCAGCGGCCTGGAAGAAGCCGATGACAAGATTCTGTCCCTGCTTGGAATGAAAGAGGATTTGCCCGCGCAGGATGCCGACGAATAA
- the ccsB gene encoding c-type cytochrome biogenesis protein CcsB: MELTQTQTYSPPPGFFKRLTWIDWLYAVALTAGVLFAFNRYGQHMDVYEEAILLLSAPTFAWLGWHWKSVRWLMAVLAVLALGGIALYGGSLDAANSKFFLKYMLSSQSAILWMSTLFFLSTLFYWGGLIARADFGGAIGSKLCWAAVVLGFTGMLMRWYESYLLGADIGHIPISNLYEVFVLFCMITALFYLYYEQQYQTRQLGPFVLLIISAAVGFLLWYTIGRDASDIQPLVPALQSWWMKIHVPANFIGYGTFALAAMVAVAYLLKSKGLLVDRLPALEVLDDVMYKSIAVGFAFFTIATILGALWAAEAWGGYWSWDPKETWALIVWLNYAAWLHMRLMKGLRGQVAAWWALVGLLVTTFAFLGVNIFLSGLHSYGEL, encoded by the coding sequence ATGGAATTGACGCAGACCCAAACCTACTCGCCCCCGCCCGGCTTTTTCAAGCGCCTGACATGGATCGACTGGCTGTATGCGGTGGCGCTGACGGCGGGCGTGCTGTTCGCGTTCAATCGCTACGGCCAGCACATGGATGTCTACGAGGAAGCGATCCTGCTGCTGTCGGCACCGACGTTTGCGTGGCTTGGCTGGCACTGGAAGTCGGTGCGCTGGCTGATGGCGGTGCTGGCCGTGCTGGCGCTGGGCGGCATTGCGTTGTACGGCGGCTCGCTCGACGCGGCTAATAGCAAGTTCTTCCTCAAATACATGCTGTCGAGCCAGTCCGCGATCCTGTGGATGAGCACCTTGTTCTTCCTGTCCACGCTGTTCTACTGGGGCGGCTTGATTGCAAGAGCGGACTTCGGCGGCGCGATCGGCAGCAAGCTGTGCTGGGCTGCGGTGGTGCTTGGCTTTACCGGCATGCTGATGCGCTGGTACGAGTCCTACCTGCTCGGCGCGGATATCGGGCACATTCCGATTTCCAACTTGTACGAAGTCTTCGTGCTGTTCTGCATGATCACCGCGCTGTTCTATCTGTATTACGAGCAGCAATACCAGACGCGCCAGCTTGGCCCGTTCGTGCTGCTGATCATTTCGGCTGCGGTCGGCTTCCTGCTGTGGTACACCATCGGCCGCGACGCATCGGACATCCAGCCGCTGGTGCCCGCGCTGCAAAGCTGGTGGATGAAGATTCACGTGCCGGCCAATTTCATCGGCTACGGCACCTTCGCGCTGGCGGCGATGGTTGCCGTCGCCTATCTGCTGAAATCGAAAGGCCTGCTGGTGGACCGCCTGCCGGCCTTGGAAGTGCTGGACGACGTGATGTACAAGTCGATCGCGGTCGGCTTCGCGTTCTTCACGATCGCCACCATTCTCGGCGCGTTGTGGGCGGCGGAAGCCTGGGGCGGCTACTGGTCGTGGGACCCGAAGGAAACCTGGGCGCTGATCGTCTGGCTCAACTATGCCGCGTGGCTGCACATGCGGCTGATGAAAGGCTTGCGGGGTCAGGTTGCGGCCTGGTGGGCGCTGGTCGGCCTGCTGGTCACGACCTTTGCCTTCCTTGGCGTCAATATTTTCCTGTCGGGACTGCATTCCTACGGCGAGCTTTAA
- a CDS encoding anti-sigma factor family protein codes for MTTPSIGEADLHAYVDGQLDAARRAEVEAYLAAHPETAAQVQELRGQTQALHAAYDGVLNEPIPLRLTNVLQARSWPRGLAAGMAWLACGLVAGWFAHPLLSPATVTPVAFAKEAMAAHVLYVSEKRHPVEVPAEQEAHLVAWLSKRLDAPIRAPDLNAQGFSLLGGRLLPGDDAPLAQLMYQSASGERLTLTVKRATQSDRETGFKVMEMPGTSVFYWIDRDYGYALSGGIDKSRLLAVARAVDGQLRGERN; via the coding sequence ATGACTACCCCTTCGATTGGCGAAGCGGATTTGCATGCCTACGTCGATGGTCAGCTCGACGCGGCGCGTCGGGCCGAGGTGGAGGCATATCTTGCGGCGCACCCCGAGACCGCCGCGCAGGTGCAGGAACTGCGCGGCCAGACGCAGGCCTTGCATGCGGCCTATGATGGCGTACTGAATGAGCCGATTCCCTTGCGATTGACGAATGTGCTGCAAGCCCGCTCGTGGCCGCGCGGCTTGGCTGCCGGGATGGCATGGCTTGCCTGCGGGCTCGTGGCTGGCTGGTTTGCGCATCCGTTGCTGTCGCCTGCAACGGTCACGCCGGTCGCTTTTGCAAAGGAGGCGATGGCGGCACACGTGCTGTACGTATCCGAAAAGCGGCACCCGGTCGAGGTGCCCGCCGAGCAGGAAGCACACTTGGTTGCATGGTTGTCGAAACGCCTTGATGCGCCGATTCGCGCCCCCGATCTGAACGCGCAGGGGTTCTCGCTTCTCGGCGGGCGGCTGTTACCGGGCGACGATGCACCGTTGGCGCAGCTGATGTATCAGTCCGCAAGCGGCGAGCGGCTGACCTTGACGGTCAAGCGCGCGACACAGTCCGACCGCGAGACAGGTTTCAAGGTGATGGAGATGCCAGGCACCAGCGTGTTCTACTGGATTGACCGCGACTACGGCTATGCGCTGTCGGGCGGCATCGACAAGAGCCGTTTACTGGCGGTGGCGCGTGCGGTGGATGGGCAGTTGCGTGGGGAGAGAAATTAA
- the lysA gene encoding diaminopimelate decarboxylase — MSHFSCKNGALYAENTPLTDIARRFGTPTYVYSKAAFVENYSAYADACKSNGRDENSALVCYSVKSNSNLAVLNVLSRLGSGFDIVSGGELLRVIAAGGDPRKVIFSGVGKSHEEMRLALSHDILCFNVESISELHRLNEVAGEAGKQAPISLRVNPNVDAKTHPYISTGLKENKFGIAYDDALTTYRLAADLPNIRVVGIDCHIGSQLLDDAPLLEALDKVIELIDRLAEDGIHLHHLDIGGGIGITYDKEKPVPIGDYLTRLFARIDQWRKQKHDGAPIQVMFEPGRSIAGNAGILLTEVQYLKHAEAKNFAIVDAAMNDLMRPAMYEAWHGVQPVVQRAEEAKTYDIVGPVCESGDWLARQRSLALQQGDLLAIMSAGAYGMTMASNYNTRGRAAEVMVDGDRVHVVRQRENPADLFALESIID, encoded by the coding sequence ATGTCGCATTTCTCTTGCAAGAACGGCGCGCTGTACGCCGAGAACACCCCATTGACCGACATCGCACGCCGGTTCGGCACGCCGACCTACGTGTATTCGAAGGCTGCGTTCGTCGAGAACTATTCCGCCTACGCCGATGCATGCAAGTCCAATGGACGCGACGAAAATTCTGCGCTGGTCTGCTATTCGGTCAAATCCAATTCCAACCTCGCGGTGCTGAATGTGTTGAGCCGGCTCGGTTCCGGCTTCGACATCGTTTCCGGCGGCGAACTGCTGCGCGTGATCGCGGCAGGCGGCGATCCGCGCAAGGTGATTTTCTCCGGCGTCGGCAAGTCGCACGAGGAAATGCGGTTGGCGCTGTCGCACGATATCCTGTGCTTCAACGTCGAATCGATTTCCGAACTGCACCGCCTCAACGAGGTTGCAGGCGAGGCCGGCAAGCAGGCGCCCATCTCTCTGCGCGTGAATCCGAACGTCGATGCGAAAACCCATCCCTACATTTCCACCGGGCTCAAGGAAAACAAGTTCGGCATCGCATACGACGACGCGCTGACAACCTACCGCCTGGCGGCCGACCTGCCGAACATTAGGGTGGTCGGCATCGACTGCCATATCGGTTCGCAGCTGCTTGACGATGCGCCGCTGCTGGAGGCGCTCGACAAGGTGATCGAATTGATCGACCGGCTCGCCGAAGACGGCATTCATCTGCACCATCTGGACATCGGCGGCGGCATCGGCATCACCTACGACAAAGAAAAGCCGGTACCGATCGGCGACTATCTGACGCGCCTGTTTGCCCGGATCGACCAATGGCGCAAGCAGAAACACGATGGCGCACCGATCCAGGTGATGTTCGAACCGGGCCGCTCGATCGCCGGCAATGCCGGCATTCTGCTGACCGAAGTGCAGTACCTCAAGCACGCGGAGGCGAAGAATTTCGCGATTGTCGATGCGGCGATGAACGACCTCATGCGTCCGGCGATGTACGAGGCATGGCATGGCGTGCAGCCGGTGGTACAGCGCGCGGAAGAGGCGAAGACCTACGACATCGTCGGCCCGGTATGCGAGTCTGGCGACTGGCTGGCGCGGCAGCGTTCGCTGGCGCTGCAGCAGGGCGATCTGCTGGCGATCATGTCGGCGGGCGCCTACGGCATGACAATGGCGTCGAACTACAATACGCGCGGCCGCGCGGCGGAAGTGATGGTCGACGGCGACCGCGTGCACGTGGTGCGCCAGCGTGAAAATCCGGCCGACCTGTTCGCGCTGGAATCGATCATCGATTGA
- the lptM gene encoding LPS translocon maturation chaperone LptM, giving the protein MKSIPYLTRAGAVLFACAFAALLAACGQKGPLYFPKPAPIATPATKPVPAPVEESALPNLTDPVSTDDQNPVSK; this is encoded by the coding sequence GTGAAGTCCATTCCTTACCTGACTCGTGCAGGCGCTGTGCTGTTCGCCTGCGCATTCGCGGCCCTGCTCGCCGCTTGCGGTCAGAAGGGTCCGCTGTACTTTCCCAAGCCCGCACCCATTGCCACACCGGCAACGAAACCCGTGCCTGCGCCTGTCGAAGAATCCGCACTGCCGAATCTGACCGACCCCGTCTCGACCGACGACCAGAATCCCGTCTCCAAATAA